Below is a window of Lebetimonas sp. JH292 DNA.
TAATCATTTCGTTTTTATAATATTTAATAGAATTTACGGCTTTATTTATAGATACTTTTAATTTTTGAAATTCAATAAAAGACATTGTCATATTTAATTTTTCATAAATTCCTTTTGAAACTTTTTCATCAAAGAATTTTAAAAACAGGGTTATATCCCTTTTTAAATTATTTGTAAATTTATAAAATCCGCACAGCGTGGCAATTAAAGCCAGAAACAGCAAAAAGAAAGAAATTAAAATGTTAAATTAAATTTCATAAAAGATCTTTTAAAAGGCGCTTTTGCCTCTATATATCCTACAACGTCTCCTTTTTTAAATCCTCTTATTTTATTTGAGCTTTTAATCCCACCGCAGCTGAAAATTTTATGTTTTTCATAACCGTGGCATTTCAGGCATTCATTTTTCATAACAATCGGTTTATAATAAGTAATGTAATTTGAATTAATCTTATATATCTCTTTTTTATTTTTAATTTTTTTAAAAAAACCGTTGTTTTTCAGCTGAGGATTCTTAAATAAAGAAAACAGTTTAAAATCTATATTTGTATTTTTTTTATATATTTTTATAATGGATGAAAAGGGAGTATAAGTATCTTTCATTTCCGAATATTTAACACTGAATATTGCCTTGGTACACAACCTTACTTTGTTTACTTCTTCGTATATAAAAAAATTTAATAATATAAAATAGAGTATTACAAGTATCATTGTTGCAGTAAACAAAGAAAGTGCGATAATTTTAAGCATCTTAGATAAAATTGAGCCCATATTCACTCTTTTTTGAAAAATTATATCATAATTTTTCGTTATGTAAAGAAAAAAAGAGTTAAATCTCTTTTAATCCGTATTCTATATGTTTTTCTTTTTTATGTTTTGAAATTAAATATCTCCAGTAAAGAATAGGAACAACAATAACCGAAAGCGCAGTTGAAGCGAAAACACCGAAAATAAGGGCTACGGCAAGACCTTGCCATACCGGATCGAGCACAATGACAAATGAAGCTAAAATAATAGCAAGAGCAGTTAAAACAATAGGTCTGAATCTTGTGGCCGCCGCTTCAATAACTGCCTCATTAATACTTCTGCCCTGTTTAATTAAATCGTTTGTAAAATCTATAAGTAATAGCGAATTTCTGACAACAATACCGGCCAGTGCGATAAAGCCGATCATACTTGTTGCCGTAAAATATGTTTTTGAATGGAAAAACGCCAGAGTTATCCAGTTCATTATTGCATGTCCCGGAAGCACTCCTATAAATGTAAGAGGCACTGCCGCAAGCACGATTCTTGGGACTCTAAAGTTTTTATAATAAGCAACCATCAACAGATAAATAAGAATTACCGCAACGCCAAAGGCGCTTCCGAGGTCTCTGAACACATCAAATGTAAGCTCCCATTCCCCGCCCCAGATTAAATCATAACTTTTACCTGTTTTTAAATC
It encodes the following:
- a CDS encoding DUF3365 domain-containing protein, whose product is MGSILSKMLKIIALSLFTATMILVILYFILLNFFIYEEVNKVRLCTKAIFSVKYSEMKDTYTPFSSIIKIYKKNTNIDFKLFSLFKNPQLKNNGFFKKIKNKKEIYKINSNYITYYKPIVMKNECLKCHGYEKHKIFSCGGIKSSNKIRGFKKGDVVGYIEAKAPFKRSFMKFNLTF